A window of the Acanthochromis polyacanthus isolate Apoly-LR-REF ecotype Palm Island chromosome 10, KAUST_Apoly_ChrSc, whole genome shotgun sequence genome harbors these coding sequences:
- the LOC127535655 gene encoding uncharacterized protein LOC127535655 isoform X20, producing MWLRSRRWSQRWLKPWRCRVTTWCVLTKRLKQPRLFFTWSLLEDCTVNATQVNTLTTQQVNTLTTQQVNTLTTQQVNTLTVQQVNTLTTQQVNTLTTQQVNTLTTQQVNTLTTQQVNTLTTQQVNTLTVQQVNTLTTQQVNTLTEQQVNTLTTQQVNTLTTQQVNTLTTQQVNTLTTQQVNTLTVQQVNTLTTQQVNTLTEQQVNTLTVQQVNTLTTQQVNTLTVQQVNTLTTQQVNTLTEQQVNTLTTQQVNTLTVQQVNTLTTQQVNTLTTQQVNTLTTQQVNTLTTQQVNTLTTQQVNTLTTQQVNTLTTQQVNTLTVQQVNTLTTQQVNTLTTQQVNTLTTQQVNTLTTQQVNTLTVQQVNTLTTQQVNTLTTQQVNTLTTQQVNTLTTQQVNTLTTQQVNTLTTQQVNTLTTQQVNTLTTQQVNTLTTQQVNTLTTQQVNTLTTQQVNTLTTQQVNTLTTQQVNTLTVQQVNTLTTQQVNTLTVQQVNTLTEQQVNTLTVQQVNTLTEQQVNTLTEQQVNTLTTQQVNTLTEQQVNTLTTQQVNTLTTQQVNTLTTQQVNTLTEQQVNTLTTQQVNTLTTQQVNTLTAPYR from the exons ATGTGGCTGAGGAGCAGGAGGTGGTCACAGAGGTGGCTGAAACCG TGGAGATGTCGGGTCACGACATGGTGTGTTTTGACAAAACGTTTGAAGCAGCCGAGGCTCTTCTTCACATGGAGTCTCCTGGAGGACTGCACAGTGAACGcaacacaggtaaacacactgactacacaacaggtaaacacactgactacacaacaggtaaacacactgactacacaacaggtaaacacactgactgtacaacaggtaaacacactgactacacaacaggtaaacacactgactacacaacaggtaaacacactgactacacaacaggtaaacacactgactacacaacaggtaaacacactgactacacaacaggtaaacacactgactgtacaacaggtaaacacactgacTACACAACAGGTGAACACACTGACTGaacaacaggtaaacacactgactacacaacaggtaaacacactgactacacaacaggtaaacacactgactacacaacaggtaaacacactgactacacaacaggtaaacacactgactgtacaacaggtaaacacactgacTACACAACAGGTGAACACACTGACTGAACAACAGGTGAACACACTGACTGtacaacaggtaaacacactgactacacaacaggtaaacacactgactgtacaacaggtaaacacactgacTACACAACAGGTGAACACACTGACTGaacaacaggtaaacacactgactacacaacaggtaaacacactgactgtacaacaggtaaacacactgactacacaacaggtaaacacactgactacacaacaggtaaacacactgactacacaacaggtaaacacactgactacacaacaggtaaacacactgactacacaacaggtaaacacactgactacacaacaggtaaacacactgactacacaacaggtaaacacactgactgtacaacaggtaaacacactgactacacaacaggtaaacacactgactacacaacaggtaaacacactgactacacaacaggtgaacacactgactacacaacaggtaaacacactgactgtacaacaggtaaacacactgactacacaacaggtgaacacactgactacacaacaggtaaacacactgactacacaacaggtgaacacactgactacacaacaggtaaacacactgactacacaacaggtaaacacactgactacacaacaggtgaacacactgactacacaacaggtaaacacactgactacacaacaggtaaacacactgactacacaacaggtgaacacactgactacacaacaggtgaacacactgactacacaacaggtaaacacactgacTACACAACAGGTGAACACACTGACTACACAACAGGTGAACACACTGACTGTACAACAGGTGAACACACTGACTAcacaacaggtaaacacactgactgtacaacaggtaaacacactgactgaacaacag gtaaacacactgactgtacaacaggtaaacacactgactgaacaacag gtaaacacactgactgaacaacag gtgaacacactgactacacaacaggtaaacacactgactgaacaacaggtaaacacactgactacacaacaggtgaacacactgactacacaacaggtaaacacactgactacacaacaggtaaacacactgactgaacaacaggtaaacacactgactacacaacaggtgaacacactgactacacaacaggtaaacacactgacTGCCCCATACAGGTGA